CTCGGCGGCACCCGTCTCGGTGAACTGATCGTCGCCACCGCGGCATTGGCGGCGCAACGTGCCTTCGCCAAACGGGCGTTGATCACCGAGGAGTTCAACGAGTCGTTCGCCGAGCTGCTCGACTCGCGCCCCCGTGGTGACTGAACGCAGTGGTGACTGAACGACGTGGTGACCGACCGCAGAGACCGGGTCGAGAAATCGACCAGAAGACGATGGAACCTGATCGACACCTGGTGCGTCTGAAGTAGCAAGTGCATCGGGAGAAGTGGAAACCGACGGCCGTGAACGGGAGGGAACAGCGATGAGCGATGTGACGGTTGTGCCAGAGGTGGTCGAGGCGTTCGGCGCGACGAGTGCGGCGATGTCGACCGCGGTCGGGGCCGCCGGCTCGATCAATGCGGCGGCGAACACCGCGGTGATGATCCCGGTGTTCGGTCTCATCGGGCAGGAATTCCTGGCGTCGTTCATCGTCGCCCAGGCCAATCACCTGATGTCGGTGGGCAATCTGGCGGCCGTCCATGCGGGCAGCGCAGCGGCGACGTTTGCCGGACTCGCCCAGTTCGATGCCGAGGATGGCGCGGCCGGCGCCGCGATCCGATCGGTCCTGTGACCGGGTCGCCCGTACCCGGCCTTCCGGTCGGGATCCCCGATGTGCCCGCCATGACCCACATGACGGTGCAGGAGATGATCGATGCCTCACCGATCGGACCCATCCTGGACACGTCGGTCGCCGACGTCCTCGCCGGTCACGGACTGCCC
This sequence is a window from Gordonia insulae. Protein-coding genes within it:
- a CDS encoding type VII secretion target translates to MSDVTVVPEVVEAFGATSAAMSTAVGAAGSINAAANTAVMIPVFGLIGQEFLASFIVAQANHLMSVGNLAAVHAGSAAATFAGLAQFDAEDGAAGAAIRSVL